A stretch of the Vigna radiata var. radiata cultivar VC1973A chromosome 7, Vradiata_ver6, whole genome shotgun sequence genome encodes the following:
- the LOC106767765 gene encoding CASP-like protein 2C1, whose protein sequence is MKLGMARGEVCLRLSVILFLVLTTCLVAFDTQTKVVFLGIKKKATYNDLDALKMLVYVTSAAAGYNLLQLCKHSTCSRGNLKGSDMCVAWISLFLDQIAAYITFGTNTASVGASMIAVKGSEAFQWIKVCDKFTRFCIQIGGAFLCGYVASILMLLISTISAYRVFRMYSPKWFLRLKTT, encoded by the exons ATGAAGTTAGGAATGGCGAGAGGGGAAGTGTGTCTAAGGTTATCAGTAATACTGTTTTTGGTATTAACAACGTGCTTGGTTGCTTTTGATACTCAAACCAAGGTTGTGTTCTTGGGTATTAAGAAGAAGGCTACCTACAATGATTTGGATGCTCTCAA GATGTTGGTGTATGTTACGTCTGCAGCTGCAGGTTATAACCTGCTTCAGTTATGCAAACACTCAACTTGCTCCAGAGGAAACCTGAAAGGGTCTGATATGTGCGTGGCTTGGATTTCTTTATTCTTGGATCAG ATTGCAGCGTACATTACATTTGGGACAAACACTGCATCAGTTGGAGCATCGATGATAGCAGTGAAAGGGTCAGAAGCGTTTCAGTGGATAAAGGTATGTGACAAATTCACGAGATTCTGCATACAGATAGGAGGAGCGTTCCTTTGTGGCTATGTAGCGTCCATCTTAATGCTTCTCATATCCACTATCTCAGCCTATAGAGTGTTCAGGATGTATTCTCCAAAATGGTTCCTGCGTTTGAAGACCACGTGA